One window of the Labilibaculum sp. genome contains the following:
- a CDS encoding transketolase, which produces MDLKEMKNQVDLTATDMAANNVRILSAAMVEKAKSGHPGGAMGGADFINVLYSEFLNFDPTDMNWINRDRFFLDPGHMSPMLYSILSLIGNYTMEELANFRQWGSPTPGHPEVDFARGVENTSGPLGQGHTMAVGAAIAERFLVARFGNWMAHKIYTFISDGGIQEEIAQGAGRIAGTLGLSNLIMFYDSNNIQLSTKVEEVTVEDTAKKYEAWNWNVITIKGNDATAIREALAAANKESERPTLIIGKTLMGKGAVDIDGCSFENMVSTHGQPLGAAGASIEKTIENLGGNPENPFQIFPEVQEYYAEVLKKKQEYASAKKAEQAEWAKANPELAAKLEKFFSNEAPELDYEAIVQKSGDATRSASSVVLAELAKNVENMIVSSADLSNSDKTDGFLKNTKALAKGDFSGAFLQAGVAELTMASICNGIALHGGVIAACGTFFVFSDYMKPAVRLAALMQVPVKYIWTHDAFRVGEDGPTHQPIEQEAQIRLLEQLKNHSGQMSLLALRPADADEATVAWKMAMENTKTPTALILSRQNITKLPSKENRYQEALQAQKGAYIVEKPETTPDVVLLASGSEVATLVEGAKILRAEKGLKVQIVSVPSEGLFRTQSAAYQNEVIPAGIPVLGLTAGLPVTLLGLVGPLGKSIGLDHFGYSAPANILDEKFGYTAENVVKEVLALLQK; this is translated from the coding sequence TGAATTTTTAAATTTTGACCCAACAGACATGAATTGGATTAATCGCGATCGATTTTTCCTTGATCCAGGTCACATGTCTCCAATGTTGTATTCCATTCTTTCCTTAATCGGAAATTACACAATGGAAGAACTTGCAAATTTCAGACAATGGGGAAGTCCAACTCCTGGCCACCCTGAAGTTGATTTTGCAAGAGGTGTTGAAAACACTTCCGGTCCTTTAGGACAAGGTCATACAATGGCTGTTGGTGCTGCAATTGCAGAGCGTTTTCTAGTAGCCCGCTTTGGCAACTGGATGGCACACAAAATTTACACTTTCATTTCCGATGGTGGAATTCAAGAAGAAATTGCTCAGGGAGCTGGTCGGATTGCAGGTACTTTAGGATTAAGCAATTTAATCATGTTCTATGATTCCAATAACATCCAACTTTCAACTAAAGTTGAAGAAGTTACAGTAGAAGATACTGCTAAAAAGTACGAAGCCTGGAACTGGAATGTTATCACTATTAAAGGAAACGATGCAACGGCAATTCGTGAAGCTTTAGCCGCTGCCAACAAAGAAAGCGAAAGACCAACTCTTATCATCGGAAAAACCCTAATGGGTAAAGGTGCCGTTGATATTGATGGCTGCAGCTTCGAAAATATGGTTTCTACTCACGGACAACCATTAGGTGCCGCTGGTGCCTCAATTGAAAAAACTATTGAAAACTTAGGTGGAAACCCTGAAAATCCATTCCAGATTTTCCCGGAAGTACAAGAATATTACGCCGAAGTATTAAAGAAAAAGCAAGAATATGCTTCTGCCAAAAAAGCTGAACAAGCTGAATGGGCAAAAGCAAATCCTGAATTGGCGGCTAAACTGGAGAAGTTCTTTAGCAACGAAGCTCCGGAACTTGATTACGAAGCAATTGTTCAAAAATCAGGTGATGCAACTCGTTCTGCTTCGTCTGTAGTTTTGGCTGAATTGGCTAAAAATGTTGAAAACATGATTGTGTCTTCAGCTGATTTAAGCAACTCTGATAAAACGGATGGTTTCTTGAAAAACACCAAAGCTCTTGCGAAAGGTGATTTCTCAGGAGCATTCCTTCAAGCAGGTGTTGCCGAATTAACTATGGCTTCTATCTGTAACGGTATTGCTCTTCACGGTGGTGTAATTGCTGCTTGTGGAACTTTCTTTGTTTTTTCTGATTACATGAAACCTGCAGTTCGTTTAGCGGCTTTAATGCAGGTTCCGGTAAAATATATCTGGACTCACGATGCATTCCGCGTTGGAGAAGATGGACCAACTCATCAGCCAATTGAGCAGGAAGCTCAGATTCGTTTACTTGAGCAGTTGAAAAATCACTCCGGACAAATGAGTTTATTAGCTCTTCGCCCAGCTGATGCAGATGAAGCTACTGTCGCATGGAAAATGGCAATGGAGAACACAAAAACTCCTACTGCTTTAATTCTTTCCCGTCAGAACATCACAAAACTACCATCGAAAGAAAATCGTTATCAGGAAGCTCTTCAGGCTCAAAAAGGTGCTTACATTGTTGAGAAACCTGAAACAACTCCAGATGTTGTTCTTTTAGCAAGTGGATCGGAAGTAGCAACTTTAGTTGAAGGTGCTAAAATCTTACGTGCTGAAAAAGGATTAAAGGTACAAATTGTATCTGTTCCTTCCGAAGGGTTATTCAGAACTCAATCTGCAGCCTACCAAAATGAAGTAATTCCTGCTGGAATTCCAGTACTCGGATTAACTGCAGGTTTACCTGTAACTCTTCTTGGCTTGGTTGGCCCTCTTGGAAAATCAATTGGATTGGATCATTTTGGTTATTCTGCACCAGCAAATATTTTAGATGAAAAATTTGGTTACACCGCAGAAAATGTTGTAAAAGAAGTATTAGCCCTGCTTCAAAAATAA
- a CDS encoding RNA polymerase sigma factor, protein MNHKSDEEILELFRDKHTQSQAFTFLVKKYQERLYWQIRKIVLLHDDSDDVLQNTFVKIWKGLQNFRSDSQLFTWMFRIATNEALTYIKEKQKKYLGYSNGEVEEMLLANLEADPYFDGNKAQLELQKAILKLPEKQRLVFNMKYFDDLKYDEMSEILETSVGALKASYHHAVKKIEAFLKLIEI, encoded by the coding sequence ATGAACCACAAATCTGACGAAGAAATATTAGAACTTTTTCGAGATAAGCACACGCAAAGTCAGGCTTTTACTTTTTTGGTGAAGAAATACCAGGAAAGATTGTATTGGCAAATCAGAAAAATTGTTCTTTTGCACGACGACTCAGATGACGTTTTGCAAAATACTTTTGTTAAAATATGGAAAGGCTTACAAAATTTTAGATCCGACTCCCAACTGTTTACCTGGATGTTTCGAATTGCAACTAATGAGGCCTTAACCTATATAAAAGAGAAGCAAAAAAAATATTTGGGATACTCAAATGGCGAAGTTGAAGAGATGCTTTTAGCCAATTTAGAAGCCGATCCTTATTTTGATGGAAACAAAGCTCAGTTGGAACTGCAAAAAGCGATACTAAAGTTGCCGGAGAAACAACGTTTAGTATTTAATATGAAATATTTCGATGATTTAAAATATGATGAAATGTCGGAAATATTAGAAACTTCTGTTGGTGCACTAAAAGCTTCTTATCATCATGCCGTAAAAAAAATAGAAGCCTTTTTAAAACTAATCGAGATTTAA